A section of the Deltaproteobacteria bacterium genome encodes:
- a CDS encoding BON domain-containing protein, with product MKFQFLILPALVLSFQSFAATEKDNTEINKRDRAASELTADQQTSSNSDMDVTRRIRQFIMKEANFSTYAQNVKIITVGGKVTLKGPVRTEQELSVIMKHARKVAGATNVKNEMAVEKAQ from the coding sequence ATGAAGTTTCAATTCCTAATCTTGCCTGCGTTGGTTTTAAGTTTTCAGAGTTTTGCGGCGACTGAAAAAGACAATACAGAAATCAACAAACGAGATCGAGCCGCGAGTGAACTCACTGCGGATCAACAGACATCTAGCAATAGTGATATGGATGTTACTCGTCGAATTCGACAGTTTATCATGAAAGAAGCAAACTTTTCGACATACGCCCAAAACGTAAAAATCATTACGGTCGGTGGGAAAGTAACGCTGAAGGGACCTGTAAGAACTGAGCAGGAGCTAAGTGTTATCATGAAACATGCGCGCAAAGTGGCAGGCGCAACGAATGTCAAAAATGAAATGGCTGTCGAAAAAGCTCAATAA
- a CDS encoding thioredoxin family protein, which yields MALLYTPDPELGSVCHDFELPAIDGNNYSLSQLTKPKGTLVDAFLLMFICNHCPYVKAIESRLVGLSEMFVNRSVSIVAISSNDADRYPEDSFEKMKLKKYPFPYLYDESQAVAAKFGAVCTPDFFLYDRALTLAYRGRLDDSWKDETQVKSRDLAGAIESLLQGMRPNLNQKPSMGCSLKWKPGQEPPPARPVVAGGK from the coding sequence ATGGCATTGCTATACACTCCAGACCCCGAGCTTGGATCCGTTTGTCACGACTTTGAACTGCCGGCGATCGATGGAAACAACTACTCACTTTCTCAACTTACTAAACCTAAAGGCACTCTCGTCGACGCCTTTTTATTAATGTTCATTTGCAACCACTGCCCGTACGTGAAGGCGATTGAATCCAGGTTAGTCGGCTTAAGCGAAATGTTTGTAAACCGATCCGTATCGATCGTCGCGATTTCGTCCAACGATGCGGATAGATATCCAGAAGATTCGTTTGAGAAAATGAAGCTGAAAAAATATCCGTTCCCTTACCTTTACGATGAGTCGCAGGCCGTCGCTGCAAAGTTCGGAGCAGTTTGCACTCCTGACTTTTTCCTCTACGACAGGGCGCTGACACTCGCTTACCGAGGTCGTTTAGATGATTCATGGAAAGATGAAACTCAGGTGAAAAGTCGCGATCTCGCGGGCGCTATTGAATCGCTCCTTCAGGGTATGCGTCCAAACCTCAATCAAAAACCTTCGATGGGTTGCAGTCTGAAATGGAAACCGGGCCAGGAACCTCCACCTGCTCGCCCTGTTGTGGCGGGTGGAAAATGA
- the lptG gene encoding LPS export ABC transporter permease LptG has protein sequence MISIIDRYIAKMFFGYFLGGLIVFVTLFVTIDYMSNFVRSDAALESVVSYYLLSTPALVYQMLPVACLMGVVFTLGSLGKTNELIALFASGMSLARVSLPILVPVVFVSSIGFFLNDRIVPFLNQKKNYVFFVEIRKQPGLYSTVKTDRIWYRSGNSLYNIKTLQPETATAMGLTMYQFDSSWKLAQMLTAESVRLQGSSWDLEKGTVTIFPADSNVPMTAAFKQKRIKVAEDAKDLQSSGQSTDSLSLKELNRFIAKNKESGLDTTRYEVDYHGKLSFALAAFVMSLIGIPFSVGKQRSGSAAFNVGITIGLAFAYWAFYSSGLTLGRHGALPPALAAWVPNVAMVAFAVFMLVRMRR, from the coding sequence ATGATCTCAATCATCGACCGCTATATCGCGAAGATGTTCTTCGGCTACTTTTTGGGCGGCCTTATCGTCTTTGTGACCCTGTTCGTGACGATCGACTATATGTCGAACTTCGTTCGTAGCGATGCGGCTCTCGAGTCCGTGGTTTCTTACTATCTGCTATCAACCCCAGCCCTCGTTTATCAAATGCTGCCAGTGGCGTGCTTGATGGGGGTCGTTTTTACTCTGGGCTCTTTGGGAAAAACCAACGAACTCATCGCGCTTTTCGCAAGCGGAATGAGCCTTGCCAGAGTTAGTCTGCCGATTCTTGTCCCGGTAGTGTTTGTGTCCTCGATCGGCTTTTTTCTAAATGACCGCATTGTGCCGTTTCTTAATCAGAAAAAAAACTATGTTTTCTTTGTCGAGATCCGAAAACAACCCGGTCTTTATTCGACGGTCAAGACTGATCGCATTTGGTATCGATCGGGAAACTCTCTATACAATATCAAGACCCTTCAGCCTGAAACGGCGACCGCTATGGGCTTAACGATGTACCAGTTTGACTCCTCCTGGAAACTTGCGCAGATGCTGACCGCCGAGAGTGTGAGACTTCAAGGGTCGTCGTGGGATCTTGAAAAAGGGACCGTCACTATTTTCCCGGCAGATTCAAATGTGCCGATGACGGCCGCCTTCAAACAGAAACGTATAAAGGTGGCGGAGGATGCAAAAGATCTTCAGAGCAGCGGTCAGAGCACCGATTCGCTCTCGCTAAAAGAGCTCAATCGTTTTATCGCTAAAAATAAAGAGTCCGGACTCGATACAACTCGCTATGAAGTCGACTATCACGGGAAACTAAGTTTTGCCCTCGCTGCCTTTGTCATGAGTTTGATTGGGATTCCGTTTTCCGTTGGCAAGCAGCGCTCGGGATCTGCTGCTTTCAATGTTGGTATCACCATCGGCCTCGCGTTTGCTTACTGGGCCTTTTATTCCTCCGGACTTACTCTCGGCCGGCACGGTGCTTTGCCGCCCGCGTTGGCCGCCTGGGTGCCAAACGTAGCGATGGTTGCATTCGCTGTGTTCATGCTTGTACGCATGCGGCGGTAA
- a CDS encoding response regulator, which produces MALRVLLADESVTIKKVIQLALQDFAVEVKAVPVGLDVLEVSKSFQPDLVFADILLQKRSGYDVCRDLKKDAQTAAIPVILMWSSFMELDTKQVDACGADGRLEKPFEVEMLRKLVLDLVPRTRSQRLATFLEYPATIAAPLKAEVDAEKVQRQAAQAAAAAAIPTTTPPTTGPIENTSSIVLTTPPKQQPASPPPKPRMPPPLVKPPTASTGEGPLTTGFIPSIPDRPSPAAPESSIPVVQTKVAGPGFILDSALGKSPLGSAGSFKLPETSSPLGALPDLQLDGQPNVGSTSSGGGDSRWSMDSFEPLDLSPLTLGDDDDVEADSFKPIRLPDSEPILSHAGPMSAFTPMEVDSSASDSDLLDSGTDDEQDKWSNSSLDKYRLPPLKPDEALATDEMTPEFNIRKTLQDQNTDRPTHESPVFELDLNQEEITPTPEPIQAQGVIAPSTLEQTEIIPLRRSVTGYQTDESDPNGDDVAEFTLSEADHRNLSNLEIEPVEHSEVTRPSIVRELLRDPDFSYDDETVRKQDRTYVSPDGTIDLGSAGRPAARKPAAPTLESRVRAEVGAHLEPQLEKLVEKIVAELLPKIAEKIIKRELERLLEDS; this is translated from the coding sequence ATGGCATTGCGCGTCTTACTGGCAGATGAAAGCGTCACCATCAAAAAAGTCATTCAATTGGCGCTTCAAGACTTCGCGGTCGAAGTCAAAGCTGTGCCTGTCGGTCTCGACGTTTTAGAGGTCTCGAAGTCGTTCCAACCAGACCTGGTATTTGCCGATATCTTGCTGCAGAAGCGCTCGGGCTATGATGTTTGCCGAGATCTCAAAAAAGACGCCCAAACAGCCGCGATCCCAGTAATCCTCATGTGGAGCTCATTCATGGAGCTCGATACGAAGCAAGTCGATGCTTGTGGGGCGGACGGACGGTTGGAAAAACCTTTCGAAGTTGAAATGCTTCGAAAGCTGGTTTTAGACCTCGTACCTCGCACGCGCTCGCAAAGGCTAGCAACATTTCTTGAATATCCTGCTACGATTGCTGCTCCGCTAAAAGCCGAAGTCGATGCCGAAAAAGTTCAGCGACAAGCGGCTCAAGCTGCCGCAGCGGCAGCAATTCCTACCACCACTCCGCCAACTACTGGGCCTATCGAAAACACTTCCAGCATCGTGCTTACCACTCCGCCCAAACAACAACCGGCCTCACCGCCGCCAAAGCCGCGTATGCCGCCTCCCCTTGTCAAACCTCCGACTGCGTCAACTGGTGAAGGCCCGTTGACGACCGGATTCATTCCGTCAATTCCCGATCGCCCGTCGCCAGCCGCACCCGAGTCCTCCATCCCCGTTGTGCAAACCAAGGTCGCCGGTCCGGGATTTATCCTCGACAGCGCTTTGGGAAAATCTCCACTTGGCTCTGCTGGTTCGTTTAAACTTCCAGAAACCAGTTCACCTCTTGGCGCGTTGCCCGACCTGCAATTGGACGGTCAACCCAATGTAGGATCCACCTCCTCTGGCGGCGGCGATTCGCGCTGGAGCATGGATAGCTTTGAACCGCTTGATCTATCGCCGCTGACACTCGGCGATGATGACGATGTAGAGGCCGATAGTTTCAAACCGATCCGCCTACCTGATTCGGAACCCATTTTATCTCATGCGGGTCCAATGTCTGCCTTCACTCCAATGGAAGTAGATTCAAGTGCCTCCGATTCGGACCTTTTAGATTCCGGGACCGATGACGAGCAAGACAAATGGTCCAATAGTTCCCTGGACAAGTATCGACTCCCACCGCTCAAGCCCGACGAGGCTCTTGCGACTGATGAAATGACGCCCGAATTTAACATTCGCAAAACTCTTCAAGATCAAAACACAGATCGCCCGACGCACGAATCGCCTGTGTTCGAGCTTGATCTAAATCAAGAGGAAATCACACCGACTCCAGAGCCGATTCAAGCACAAGGCGTGATCGCTCCTTCGACACTAGAGCAAACCGAAATAATTCCGCTTCGAAGATCTGTGACTGGTTATCAAACAGATGAATCCGATCCAAATGGTGACGACGTGGCCGAATTCACATTGAGCGAAGCTGATCATCGCAATCTTTCAAATCTCGAGATTGAGCCCGTTGAACATAGCGAAGTGACGCGGCCATCGATTGTTCGGGAACTTTTGCGCGACCCAGATTTTTCGTATGATGACGAAACAGTCCGTAAGCAAGACAGAACCTACGTTTCACCGGACGGAACTATTGATTTAGGGTCAGCGGGCAGACCCGCTGCTCGAAAACCAGCTGCCCCCACATTGGAAAGCCGCGTGCGGGCAGAAGTGGGAGCTCATTTGGAACCTCAACTGGAAAAGCTGGTTGAAAAAATCGTCGCAGAACTTTTACCTAAGATTGCAGAGAAGATTATTAAGCGCGAACTTGAACGCCTTCTTGAGGATAGTTAA
- the nadC gene encoding carboxylating nicotinate-nucleotide diphosphorylase, protein MKLSDLIRAALNEDMPRGDLTTDSLGLAPRFGQARLIAKQDLILSGTTAFEQTVETLEPLSKVQWHFREGDKVLNRQIICHVSGDLIQILKAERVALNFVGHLSGIATLTGRFNEQVEHTHTKILDTRKTLPGFRDLEKKAVAHGGGMNHRYNLSDAILVKDNHIMVAGGLRKAVERIRMNSSEKIEVECETLEDVREAIAIEVDRILLDNMDNETLRIAVQLVAESERKTGKRLLTEASGNMNLERVKTVAEAGVDFISVGALTHSAPTADISLLFDWQQSEMTGI, encoded by the coding sequence GTGAAACTTTCTGACCTGATTCGCGCTGCTTTAAATGAAGACATGCCTCGCGGCGATTTGACCACTGACTCACTTGGACTGGCACCCAGGTTTGGTCAAGCCCGGCTGATCGCCAAACAAGACCTTATTTTATCCGGCACCACAGCCTTTGAACAAACGGTCGAAACGCTTGAGCCGTTAAGCAAGGTCCAGTGGCACTTTCGAGAAGGCGACAAGGTTCTTAATCGGCAAATTATTTGCCACGTATCTGGCGATTTGATTCAAATTTTAAAGGCCGAAAGAGTTGCGCTGAATTTTGTCGGACACTTGTCTGGCATCGCTACCTTAACCGGAAGATTCAACGAACAAGTCGAACACACTCATACGAAAATCCTTGATACCAGAAAGACCCTGCCTGGCTTTCGCGATCTCGAAAAAAAAGCTGTCGCGCATGGCGGTGGAATGAATCATCGCTATAACCTCAGCGACGCGATTCTCGTGAAAGACAATCATATTATGGTTGCCGGTGGACTTCGCAAAGCTGTCGAAAGAATTCGAATGAACTCATCGGAAAAAATTGAAGTCGAATGTGAAACTCTCGAAGACGTACGCGAAGCGATCGCGATCGAAGTTGACCGAATTCTGCTGGACAACATGGACAACGAGACACTTCGAATCGCTGTTCAACTGGTCGCAGAGTCGGAACGTAAAACAGGGAAACGCCTACTGACGGAAGCCAGCGGCAACATGAATCTTGAGCGCGTGAAAACCGTAGCAGAAGCCGGTGTTGATTTCATTTCCGTTGGCGCACTCACGCACTCAGCACCAACGGCCGACATCAGTCTTCTTTTCGACTGGCAACAGAGTGAAATGACGGGTATATGA
- a CDS encoding hemerythrin domain-containing protein, giving the protein MKSKSSNAKRKTSTAKKSSAKPSAKSSTKSFAKSASKASAKFSAKSRRAPERSDDVVTMILRDHKPIKELLTILKDGEAPISEKRTAFKEFEPLLSSHAKAEEKSLYNFLKESNETRVEALEGDSEHEIADRLIMELSEISEDDDLWMAKVKVLAEVVDHHIKEEEKEVLKETIKDLSASDRSEIGLEYTRLLGKYRGDRTSSNSKTKNEEQRAEHA; this is encoded by the coding sequence ATGAAATCGAAATCATCGAACGCGAAACGTAAAACCAGCACTGCAAAAAAATCTTCGGCAAAACCTTCCGCAAAGTCGTCCACAAAATCTTTTGCAAAATCCGCTTCCAAAGCTTCGGCAAAGTTTTCCGCAAAATCAAGAAGAGCGCCTGAAAGGTCTGATGATGTCGTGACGATGATTCTTCGGGATCACAAGCCGATCAAAGAGCTTCTGACTATTCTTAAAGATGGTGAAGCACCTATTTCTGAAAAAAGAACGGCCTTCAAAGAGTTTGAACCATTGCTTTCCTCACACGCAAAAGCAGAAGAAAAAAGTCTCTACAACTTTCTTAAAGAGTCCAACGAGACTCGGGTTGAAGCGCTCGAGGGCGACTCCGAACATGAGATCGCAGATCGTCTAATAATGGAACTAAGTGAGATCAGTGAAGATGACGATCTATGGATGGCGAAAGTTAAAGTTTTAGCGGAAGTTGTGGATCATCATATTAAAGAAGAGGAAAAAGAAGTTTTAAAAGAAACTATAAAAGATCTCAGCGCCTCGGACCGTTCGGAAATCGGTCTCGAATATACTCGGCTCCTCGGAAAATATCGCGGTGATCGCACATCATCGAACAGTAAAACAAAGAATGAAGAG
- a CDS encoding endonuclease/exonuclease/phosphatase family protein yields the protein MAKPRPFLFLRIETNLFSILNIFLLLVGLTSQASASTDDLRAMSFNLQTRLSPFEVGPWATRKQMIADLLRRERVDVLATQEATRSMIDDLNHLLPEFSWVGVGRDDGADGGEFNAIFYRRDRLSLKQSGTFWLAPDANTPGAKGWDAVLPRIATWAKFTAVTSGKEFEVLNTHFDHIGSQAREESARLLLGRFGWRLRDAILILGDFNSQPGSSPYTLLSSLAPDLRDARTTVAPEGPSWTFPTLGPPQQQIDFVFVSNALLVSRYRHIEEDRGAPHPRSDHLPILVEFNWR from the coding sequence ATGGCAAAACCGCGACCGTTTTTATTTTTACGAATAGAAACCAACCTTTTTTCGATCTTGAATATTTTTTTGCTCTTAGTCGGCTTAACTTCGCAAGCCTCGGCCTCGACGGATGATCTTCGAGCGATGAGTTTTAATCTTCAGACTCGGCTTTCACCCTTTGAAGTCGGTCCGTGGGCCACACGTAAACAAATGATTGCCGATTTGCTCAGACGAGAACGAGTTGACGTACTTGCGACTCAGGAAGCAACGCGGTCGATGATTGATGATTTAAACCATCTTTTGCCCGAATTTTCTTGGGTTGGCGTGGGTCGAGATGACGGAGCCGACGGTGGCGAATTCAATGCTATTTTCTATCGGCGAGATCGATTGAGCCTGAAACAAAGCGGGACGTTTTGGCTAGCGCCTGACGCCAACACTCCAGGAGCAAAAGGTTGGGACGCCGTCCTCCCGCGAATCGCAACTTGGGCAAAATTCACCGCCGTGACCTCCGGAAAAGAATTTGAAGTTCTCAACACCCATTTTGACCATATCGGCAGCCAGGCCAGAGAGGAAAGTGCACGGCTTTTACTCGGTCGATTTGGATGGCGCTTGCGTGATGCGATATTGATCCTTGGCGATTTCAACTCTCAACCAGGAAGTTCTCCCTACACACTGCTGTCGAGCTTGGCCCCAGATCTGCGCGATGCCAGAACGACTGTTGCACCAGAAGGTCCCTCGTGGACATTTCCGACTCTCGGGCCTCCGCAACAGCAGATCGATTTTGTGTTCGTTTCGAATGCTCTTCTTGTCTCTAGGTATCGCCACATTGAAGAAGATCGAGGTGCGCCGCATCCGCGCTCGGACCACCTTCCGATTCTTGTCGAGTTCAACTGGCGCTAG
- a CDS encoding DUF3341 domain-containing protein, translating into MATHNKVVLGIYKSRPEVEACVTSLKADGFVTNDISVLMPNSAGSQDFGHTKGSKAPEGAATGATTGVVVGGALGLLAGIGALAIPGIGPFIAAGPIMAALAGASVGGAVGGIGGALVGFGIPEYEAKRYEGYIKDGGILLSVSAATSDEVKKAKSCLERCGASDISSTDEVKGEWKSPNLPVDGVRSSSLL; encoded by the coding sequence ATGGCGACTCACAACAAAGTAGTGCTTGGGATTTATAAATCGCGCCCGGAAGTCGAAGCTTGTGTAACTTCACTTAAAGCGGACGGGTTTGTTACGAACGATATTTCGGTGCTGATGCCAAACAGCGCGGGCTCGCAAGACTTTGGACACACCAAAGGTTCAAAGGCCCCCGAGGGCGCAGCGACTGGGGCCACGACGGGTGTCGTGGTCGGCGGAGCGCTAGGTCTACTAGCTGGAATCGGTGCCTTGGCAATTCCGGGCATTGGTCCCTTCATTGCCGCAGGACCGATTATGGCAGCGCTTGCCGGCGCTAGCGTCGGTGGAGCAGTCGGCGGCATTGGCGGTGCCTTGGTCGGCTTTGGAATTCCTGAATACGAAGCTAAACGCTATGAAGGCTACATCAAGGACGGCGGAATTTTACTTTCAGTGTCTGCGGCAACTTCTGATGAAGTCAAAAAGGCGAAAAGTTGCCTCGAGCGTTGTGGTGCGTCTGATATTTCGTCGACAGACGAAGTGAAAGGGGAGTGGAAGTCCCCTAATCTCCCAGTGGACGGTGTTCGCAGCAGTAGTTTGCTTTAA